Proteins from a single region of Neodiprion virginianus isolate iyNeoVirg1 chromosome 4, iyNeoVirg1.1, whole genome shotgun sequence:
- the LOC124303999 gene encoding prostaglandin reductase 1-like, whose translation MVITKKYVLTKHFEGEPKRSDLTLVEEKLPALKPGEFLIRAEFLSVDPGVRAYEPRLPLGATIIGFQIAEIVTSKNRAYPVGKRVVASVGWQTYTVIDGNFGSNNDQFLYMLPDFDGLPISLGLGVLGMPGNSAYFPIIEILRPKAGETLVVSGAAGAVGSHVGQIGKIRGLKIIGVAGSDAKCKWLTEELGFDHAINYKTQNVAEVLREVAPNKIDCYFDNVGGDISSIVLNQMNVGGRVAVCGSISTYNADIEALPKTDIIQPAVLTSQLKLEGFIVLRWRDRWMEGIEQNLKWIKEDKLKYRETVTNGFENTFDAFVGVLRGDNIGKAIVKV comes from the exons ATGGTGATCACCAAGAAATATGTGTTGACAAAACATTTTGAAGGCGAGCCCAAGCGGTCAGATTTGACTTTGGTGGAGGAGAAGTTACCTGCTCTGAAGCCTGGAG AATTTCTTATCAGAGCAGAGTTTTTATCCGTTGATCCGGGCGTGAGAGCATATGAACCTAGACTTCCACTGGGTGCCACGATTATCGGATTTCAGATTGCTGAAATTGTAACGTCTAAAAACAGGGCTTATCCAGTTGGAAAACGTGTTGTTGCCAGTGTTGGCTGGCAAACGTACACTGTGATCGATGGGAATTTCGGTAGCAACAATGATCAATTTCTTTACATGCTGCCAGATTTCGATGGATTACCTATATCCTTGGGTCTGGGAGTGCTGGGTATGCCAGG AAACTCTGCCTATTTCCCAATCATCGAAATTTTGCGACCAAAAGCTGGTGAAACTCTAGTTGTAAGTGGTGCAGCGGGAGCAGTCGGATCTCATGTTGGTCAGATCGGCAAGATTCGtggattgaaaataatcggaGTTGCCGGATCGGATGCAAAATGTAAATGGCTCACAGAAGAACTCGGATTTGACCATGCTATCAATTACAAAACTCAAAATGTCGCCGAAGTTTTGAGAGAAGTTGCGCCAAACAAAATTGATTGCTATTTTGACAAT GTTGGAGGAGATATATCTAGCATTGTACTTAATCAAATGAATGTTGGCGGTCGCGTCGCGGTTTGTGGTAGTATTTCCACATACAATGCAGACATTGAAGCGTTACCCAAAACTGATATCATTCAGCCTGCTGTACTCACTTCCCAATTAAAACTGGAAGGATTTATAGTGCTGCGTTGGAGGGATCGATGGATGGAGGGTATTGAACAGAATCTTAAATGGATAAAAGAAGATAAACTGAAATATCGCGAAACAGTTACAAATGGATTTGAAAACACGTTTGATGCATTTGTTGGGGTTTTGCGAGGAGATAATATTGGAAAAGCTATTGTCAAAGTGTAA
- the LOC124303998 gene encoding prostaglandin reductase 1-like, with protein MVIAKKYVLTNHFKGEPKASDLTIVDEELPALKDGEYLIQAEYLSVDPYMRVYTQRYPVGITMIGRQIGKIIASKNKDYPVGKRVVANVGWRTHTIIDPNLKEHLGQPPYILPDLDTLPASLGLGVLGRPGNTAYFGLVEICQPKAGETLVVSGAAGAVGSHVGQIGKILGLKVIGIAGSDAKCKWLKEELGFDHAINYKTQDVTATLKEAAPNKVDCYFDNVGGEISNIVMNQMNTFGRVSICGSISSYNAQVDALPKCSIVQRIVVGLQLRIEGFIVSRWDHRLMEGIEKNHQWVKEGKLKYRETVTKGFINMFEAFVGMLQGKNTGKAIVEV; from the exons ATGGtcattgcaaaaaaatacGTGTTGACGAATCATTTCAAGGGAGAGCCAAAAGCATCAGACTTGACGATCGTCGATGAAGAATTACCTGCTCTAAAAGACGGAG aATATCTCATCCAAGCTGAGTACTTATCTGTTGATCCGTACATGAGGGTGTACACACAACGGTACCCAGTGGGAATTACGATGATTGGACGTCAAATTGGTAAGATAATAGCGTCTAAAAATAAAGACTATCCAGTTGGTAAACGAGTTGTTGCTAATGTGGGCTGGCGTACACACACCATCATTGATCCAAATTTGAAGGAGCACCTTGGTCAGCCACCATATATATTGCCTGATCTTGATACTCTACCCGCGTCTTTAGGTCTCGGAGTATTGGGCAGGCCAGG CAACACAGCCTACTTTGGATTAGTCGAAATCTGTCAGCCTAAAGCTGGGGAAACACTTGTAGTAAGTGGCGCAGCTGGTGCAGTTGGCTCTCATGTGGGACAGATTGGTAAGATTCTTGGATTGAAGGTGATTGGGATTGCGGGCTCTGATGCAAAGTGCAAATGGCTCAAGGAAGAACTTGGATTCGATCATGCTATCAATTACAAAACCCAAGATGTTACGGCAACTCTGAAGGAAGCCGCTCCTAACAAAGTTGACTGTTATTTTGACAAT GTCGGAGGAGAGATCTCTAATATTGTAATGAATCAAATGAACACTTTTGGTCGTGTATCAATATGTGGAAGTATTTCCTCATACAATGCTCAGGTTGACGCTCTCCCAAAGTGTTCTATTGTTCAGCGAATAGTAGTCGGCTTACAATTGAGAATAGAAGGATTTATAGTGAGTCGTTGGGATCATCGTCTGATGGAGGGTATTGAGAAGAATCATCAATGGGTGAAGGAGGGAAAGTTGAAGTACCGTGAAACAGTCACTAAAGGATTTATAAATATGTTTGAAGCTTTCGTTGGTATGTTGCAAGGAAAGAACACTGGAAAAGCTATTGTTGAAGTTTGA